The DNA segment CAATGgaataaaagattaaatttgATCCGTCACGTTTGTGAGGAATCACAAAATCGTGTTTCATtgaaaaccaatcgattgaattctaattcaatcgattgaattttagTTTATCACTAAACAATCAAttgaaaattgcaagaaaacatGGTTTTCGCataaatcaatcgattggtcgtattaaccaatcgattgaacgaTGAATTAAATGTAGATTTTATGTAATTCAATAGattgtttaaaattttcaatcgattgaattcttcaaaacaatcgattgggtagcacaattcaatcgattgcttTTGTTACTCAATCTaatggttttaaaaaaattatccttattgaactattttacttttattccttcaaaatatatcttaataaaaatatttgtaacaatAATTTACATTCAATAAGAACATCTTAACGAGGttactataaaaaaatgaatagaaatttttttatttaacgaaATTggcaaaagaatttttttaataataaacctCTCTTTAAGAGTAATATtggaatttaaatttatacacTAATTATCATTATATATTGCATATAAGCATCAAGAGtacattattaaaatagtatgataataatttaaagagaaaaatgattCTTTgtacatttaattaaaataaattacctTGTTTAAACTATAGTGTAAGTGGAgccattttaataattttactatTGAGAGTgagcaattttttttaagtgaagGAGTTACATCATTCTGTCATGGGTTAATGTAAAATTTACAGAACGTGAGTACGTAATTGAATATGTAGTTTTAGATTATAAAGATAggggtaaaataaataaaaaatattggacACCAAACTCTCTCTATTCCCATTAGATATTGTTATAGATAAGTATAGTTTCTTAAAATCTTGGGGTGTTCAGGCCACTACTCGCCCCCTCTAGGTCCGTCCCTGGTTGCTAGctaattaatgataaaaaataataacatctatttactttttagtatttctCAATGTCtgtgaattaataaaagataaaaaaatattttttcattatacaatcaatttcacaaataaagtaTCGAAACGGATAATTGCAAAATTAGAGATTCTATTCACTGACCTCGATTTTGTAATCAAAATGATGGTTTATTTTCTGAACACTACAATGCAAAACTTGATTGGACCTTTGCTGATTGCTGCAACGATGATTAACGATGAAGAAATAGTAGATATTAAATATacggataaaaaattttaaaaaaattggatattGAGTAGATGGATGttccaaagaaaaataatgaaatttttataataaaaaaaatatacacgaTTTCAATAGTGGGATTGAATAATTGGTGATGGATTATTCACCGatttataatgttaatattaAGGAAAGGATAAGATTAGAGtatctaaatcaaaataaaaccgtaaaaattgaagatagaatttcaaagataagatagatgaataacaagataatttctaaaaacgATAACAAGATTGAAATAGGCATAGTAcacatttcaatcgattgggtagcatacttcaatcgattgagtaacaaaagcaattgattgaattgtactacccaatcgattgttttgaagAATTTAATCGATTGAAAATTCTAAATAATCGATTGAATTACATAAAATCCACATTTAATTCATggttcaatcgattggttaatatgaccaatcgattgatttatGCGAAAACCATGCTTCCTTGcaattttcaatcgattgtttagcgataaactgaaattcaatcaattgagttagaattcaatcgattggtctGATAGTCCAATCGATTGACTTTTAACGAAACACGATTTTGTAATTCCTCACAAACGTGACGGATcaaatttaatcttttattcGATTGAAATgaccaaaaaatttattaggatcAATGGAAGATCGAattcgttattgtttttgttctcgattgttaataaatatgatagatttatgataaattaattatttataaaataaaaaattatttttataattaaataaaatatatgaggttaatttgtaattaaatttaaaaagggACTATTTAGCAGTTattaaaaaaccttaaaaaatatgttttgttatgggaccatttaatggtccaaacgtTCTGGAACCACCGAATCTGGTACCCTGATTCAGAGTATTAAAACTCTTCTTAAAGAGTTAAACAAAAGTTAACGTATTTCGAATTTTAGTACTCCTTAattaagaagagagagaagaatcatcatttaattattaagaaaagaaaaaagaattagcattaaattatatttgggttaaattttttgttttaatttaaatttatttatttttaaattgatattaaattattataaaattatgataaaaataaaaatttaaaagaattaaaaagatataatactcttattattctaaaatttttttatttaaccaaacatattcatattattttaaaattaatacgaataaattttttaaaatttttaaattttaaataaatatattcatcttattttaaataaatgttctcgtattatttttttaaaacggTTAAACATGATTTTTAAATATCTCAACAAAAGAGATAAATATGTGTAATctttcaaattaataatattagagTGTATATATAAGTACATAATATCTGAAAAGATTAATAAAtcttacataaaaaatatagttagagatattttttgtttaagataataaaaataatacgaatacgtttttattttattaaattaaattattaatttaaattatatctatctaaattttaaataaaaaattttaaaaatttaaaattcaaatatgtgaataaaattagattaataaaaaataaaaatatacgaATACGATTTAAATTGTACAAAAATAGGAATAAGTTTGTTGGTGACCAAattcatttaaataaataattaaaataaataaaatataaaattattaattaattagattttattaactcattaaataactTATATACTGATAGAGCATATTAAATttcttataataattataattatcatttattaaaaatatattttataagttGTAATTAATAGGGcaatttacttatttaaattgtttCTACCTCAATATTAAGCAAATACATTGTTTCAGAAATTGATACGTAAATACATTGAAACACATTTCTATATAAACCGTTACTGGCAGTAGCGGTTTACAAGAGAACAGAAACCGCTAGTACCAGCCGCTTTACATGGTTCCACGAGAGGTTCAGTGTGCTACCACCAGATGCGAACGAGGAGACAGTTCGCATCTACGCACGTGTCTACATCATGATGCTTTTATCTACTCAGTTATTTGGGGACAAGAGTGCGAATCGGGTACATATACGGTGGTTGTCATTTGTGGCGAACCTTAATGACATGTGGCGATATAGCTGGGGTTCGGCTGCTTGGCTTGGTTGTACCGATGTATGTGTCGGGTAGCGAACAGAAATGTGACTAACCTTGCGGGTCCCCTCCAGTTGCTACAGAGTTGGATATTCTGGCGTTTTCCCTCGTTGAGGCCGTCCGGGTTTGATGTTTTCTCTTTTCCACTGGCATCTAGGTATGGGTTATGTTGTTTTCAAAGCTTCAAAAatttctgttgtgttttttAAGTTTGTGTCTCATCTGCTTTACAATTAGGTGGTCTGCTTACTTACCTCCGAATGATGGCAAGGAACAGAGGGTCCTAAGTTATCGGCTTGCATTGGACCGCTCGTGATGTAAGTATTATACTTGTTATGGTTAAGTTTGAGGGTTGCTCTCGAGTCGTGACTACATATATACTTGTTATGGTAATGTCTGatgtattttgaattttcagATTGTATGGGAGCTCTACTCCGCGCTTGATGTACTTGCATCTCCCTTGGTATTTTAGATTGTCTGACTCCATAACCCTGTACTCAACTCCACGCCAAATGCTGTAATCTTTTACGCTCAGCACAACTTCTTCCTTCTTACTCTGGAACGATTGGCCAATCTGAAATTCAGTCAAACCTGTCCCATCATGCATACCCTGCCCATCGAATGTTGCCTCTACATTCTGGTGTTGGCCGATGGCTTCCAAGTTCAAAGACGACAGGTGGGGAGGGTACTCTTGTGTTCCAGAACCGGAACCTCCATAGGCTGTACGTGTACCTCTTGGTATATCATCTTCACTGTCCCCACCAATATCGATCGGCTCTTCATCGAAATCATCATCACACAGCGCATTCTCAACTCGATCCGGTCCAACCTCAAACTCAACCTCAGGCACACAATGAGACACACTTGCATGAACAGCCCCAGCACGTTCAGGCTCGGGAGGTAGAACTACCGCTGCTACCACAGGCAGTGATGTCGAGGCACCACCGACTGTGGTCGACTAAGGACCCGGTGCCGATGCCTCGGAGCTATCCACACGATCTTCCAACCTCGCAAACAGCTCAGGTATCTTCACCTCCGGAAAACTACACCTGCAGTGAAACAAGACCTGCAGGTCTTTATCCGACCCTATCACAAAAGTCTCATATCTCACACCAGTTGACACAACGGTAATGGGAATCTTGTAAAACAACTTTTTTACCAGCTTCGTCCCACAGGTACCGAGCTTTTGTAGTATGCTGAGCTTAATCTCTACCAATGTACTCGAAGATCGGATACAAATACTAACCGGTTCTCTATCTGTGAATTTCACACCATGCCTTTTGCTCTTTTGAATTTTTCCAGAGCAGTGGACCAGAGCCACAAAACTATCCTCCCCATCCATTTGTGAATAACACTCTACATCTTCACATTTGGCCCCTCCATGGTTTATATAGGGAGCCCAATGAAACACAATAAACGTAAACCACTATGGGCACCAGCGGTTTACGCACGCAAACCAACCAACATAAACCGCTGCTGCCAGCAGCGGTTTATGAACAACCGTAAATACATATAATCCGAGGCTGGTACTAGCGGTTTCTGTTCTCTTGTATACCGCTACTGCCAGTAGCGGTTTATATAGAAATGTGTTTCAATGTATTTACGTATCAGTTTCTGAAATAATATATTTGCGTAATATTGAGGTTGGaacaatttaaataagtaaattgCGCTAATTAATATGTttgtaatttttcaaaaaaaaaagtattaattgTTTATTGATTTCATCAGTATGCATTAAATGTTAACCTAAATCAACgcaaagtaaattaaattttaaattttaatagtgttttttttgttaaaattatatgGAGTTTTAAAACTCCAAACATCAAGAGAGTCATGTAACATCCaccaacaaaaataatcaaACACTTTAAGATCAGTATAATTGGgccttttattaaataaaatttcaaaaggaGTCTTAAAATtgagaatagaagaaagaactctattaattaaataaattatatcatGAACGGTataaaaccaaaaattaaatgGTAAATTAGATTAAAATATGAGAGCATTAGcaacatttaaaatatattgATGTTTATGTTTGGCTCTTTCATTTTATTCAGGAGtttcaacataatttttttgatgaattatgtcttttgatgaataaaaattatttaataaaaattcagGACCATTATCAAAACGAATGATTTTAATGTTTGAATTCAATTGAGTCTCTATTAAAGTAATGAAATTTTTAATGTGTTGATAcacttcatttttttattttaataaaataatccaAATAAAACAACTAACATATTAAcaatggtaaaaaaaatatttataattatgaattaaattttgacaaaaaaaaaagtcctAAATATTCAAATACAATAATTCAAACACAATACTTGCTTTATTATgactaataaaaaaagaaatttttttgtttagaaaAATAACGTACATCACAAACTTATCATGGTGTAAGGGAATAAAGGGATATTATTCTTACGTCGCTTTCCAGAAACATGGCTTAAGCAAAAATGCCACATGTTTGATGGAGTAATACTGGTAATTTGGGTGGAATTGATGGAGTGTGTTGGTAATGAATGATGAGTAGTAAAAATATGTTCAAAAACATACAAGTCTTTTCTTAATCTACCCAAATCAATTATTCTCAAGCTGTTCAATTCCTGCTAGATacaatgaaatttgaaaaaagtaAGTTCATATGGATGGTTGCAAGTGAGTTTggaaatagaaattaaattaaaataaaattgtgacaagtataaaatattaagaGAGAATTAAACATGCGAAAAATTTAGCAATACCTTTATAAAAAGCAATACTTGAAAACCATTTGAGATATGAATAATTATTGGTTTAATTCTGATGtaggaaataaaataagataattttgaaGTAATGTGATCCTGAAATTATTATCCAGGtaccattaaaattaaaatgtgatgatgctaaattatttaaaatgaaaaatatataagaagaaCATAATAAATGGACATCCAAGCTCAATTTGAGAGGAGGAGAATGACTTAGTCAGTTAGTCTCATCTCTATTTTCAAATTGTAGGCCTCAGATTTTTGCAAAAGGGCCAAAAGAGCATTGTATTGAGTTTGGAATAAACCTAGACCAAGTTCTGGAGATACCTTCCGAAATAGAGCAGCACTTTCTCTTTTCCCTTGGCTACTCAAAGATGAAGAGGCAGCGATACTATTCACAGTGGCGCCGGCACGGTCAGGGAGGCGCAGTCGTCCAGGACCGTGGATGTCACGGCGGGTAACCATGTTTCGCGTAGCATACATCCATGGTATGGCCAGTACGTCCGCAATGGGTGTACATCTTGAAGTTGCTGCCGCCGCGTCCAGCGCCAGTGAAATTGGAGCCGCGACCACGGCCAGACGAAGGCCGGCAATTCTTAGTGGCAATGGCAAGAATCTTTGGTTCATCGAGAAGACCAGCAGTGGTTTGAAGGCACCGAAAATCGTTCGTCAAGCCCTTTCAAAAATCTGATAATGAAGTCTTAAATGCAGTAAATTTTTGCTGGGCAAGTACAAACAGAAAGTGGTCTCGAGTTTTCTAGTTCCTCCCATAATATTTTTAGAGCAGTAAAAAAGTCAATGACAGATAGAAATTCCTGTTTCAAGGAGTAAATTTCTTTTTGCAGTTCGGCAATGTGCAGAAGATCAGACTGAGAAAAACAGTCACAGAGATCTTCCCAAACATATGAAATAGTAGGAATATAGATCACACTCTGAGTTGTTGAGGGTAATAAAGAATGGAAGAGCCATGAAAGGACTAAGTTGTTGCATCCTTTCCAAGTTGAGAAAAGAGGATCGTCAGAAGATGGAGGTGCAATAGTGCTAGTGAGAAAACCATGTTTGTTCTTAGAAATGATAGCCATGGAAAATGACCGGAACCAAGAATGATAATTGTTGTTATTAAAGACAGGTGAGACAAGAACTGATGTTGGAATTCTCTAATAGATGTATATAATAAGGACTGGAtagattttgaaaagggttttgatTTGCATCATCTATAGAAAAGGatgagggagagggagagagagagggagatgGTTAGTTATTGGAAAAAGAGTAGAATtagcaataatattatttgtGAAGTTGTGTTATTACTTGATATAGGAACTAAGCTGTATAAAgatattactaactaatttcaTAAATATTCATCTATTAACTACTACTACTAGCTCCCAACTACTCATTATGactctaataataaaaaatgtaactTATTTTGTTTGGGTTTGTGTATTATTTTGAGTGTTTTGGACTATAGAATATAGTAGGTTTAATAGTTAGAAATGTCTAAAATCTTTATGCCATGTCTCAATGAATTAAGAAAACTTCAAATAGAAACTTAAGCGGACAAAAAGAGAGGtacataagtttttttttttgtttttccacgACATTTTTTATAGAGTAGGTCAACGACTATATTGATACAAATTAGTTGAAAGAAGCAAATAAATGGTTATAGTGCTCTTTCATATAAGCTTTTTTAGATGTGTGTGTTTCTCTTTTTATTGgtattatgttaaatttttttttcttttgaggtCAATAGAGATTTAATATATtgtcataaaattaaaaaatttaaacagatAAAAAGATACGCATAGTAATTGTGTTGAAAGTAAATAATAGGGGAAaaaattctaagataatacaTTAGCGGTGATGACAAGCTTAAAATAGGCTATTATTAGACTTGGTTTTAGCATTGGAAGCAATAGGAGCCATCTTCCTCTACCGCTACGTAGAGAGCAACCATTGTATcattacaaatataataataacaacattaTGACTCATATATATAGAAgcctaatttattttctaagaagCAAAGTTTAGCATTTTACAACTTTTGTAATATCAAATGTGCCCCGTGCTCAGGCTGAAGTGTAATAATAAAGGATGGAGAATGAGTATAAGATGGAGACAATGTAAAGGAGAAACGTT comes from the Arachis duranensis cultivar V14167 chromosome 7, aradu.V14167.gnm2.J7QH, whole genome shotgun sequence genome and includes:
- the LOC127740680 gene encoding uncharacterized protein LOC127740680 isoform X1 codes for the protein MNQRFLPLPLRIAGLRLAVVAAPISLALDAAAATSRCTPIADVLAIPWMYATRNMVTRRDIHGPGRLRLPDRAGATVNSIAASSSLSSQGKRESAALFRKQELNSLRIIDLGRLRKDLYVFEHIFTTHHSLPTHSINSTQITSITPSNMWHFCLSHVSGKRPISKGPIKFCIVVFRK
- the LOC127740680 gene encoding uncharacterized protein LOC127740680 isoform X2, translated to MNQRFLPLPLRIAGLRLAVVAAPISLALDAAAATSRCTPIADVLAIPWMYATRNMVTRRDIHGPGRLRLPDRAGATVNSIAASSSLSSQGKRESAALFRKELNSLRIIDLGRLRKDLYVFEHIFTTHHSLPTHSINSTQITSITPSNMWHFCLSHVSGKRPISKGPIKFCIVVFRK